The Thermoplasmatales archaeon genome segment CTGAAATTAAGATAATAATCAAAAAGATATGCTTCCTGTATTTTGTCAAGTTCGCAAGCCTGCCAAACTCAACCTTCATTGCCTTCCTTGGCTTTAATAAAAGCAAAAGACACGGCACAAGGATAATTGTCGCAATGAAGCAATACGCAACACCAATAAAGAATGCCAGCCCCATGTTGGCGATCGGCGGCATGCTCGATGTGAGCAAGGATGCAAAGCCTATGATTGTTGTGATTGCTGAGAGAAATGTTGCCTTTCCTGTTGTTGAAATCATTTTTTTAATGCTTTCCTCATCGCTTTTTGTTTCTATAAGCTCGAGATAGTGATTTATCACATGCAAGGAATAAGAAATTCCATATGCTGCAAGAAGTGGAATTACCGCTATTACAGTTGGAGCAAATTCTATCGGCATCAATCCCATTGTTCCAAAAGTTAAGCCAATACAATATAGAACAGGTAGAATGGCTATAACTACTATTTTTAAATCTCTATGGAAGGAAAAAAGGACTATTGTTATGAATAAAAGAGAAAAAATCGATATTGGATATATTCTTTCCATTATCCAGTTTATTGTTTCAGTATATAGAGTAAGCATTCCAGTTGGATAAAATTTTGTTTTTGTTGTTGAGCTTGCTATTGGATAAACTTTTTCCTCAAGCAATGAATTAACATCTATTCCTTTCTGGGTTGTAACTATTATAACACCATTTTTATTATCTTCTGAGATTAGCATTCTTTTTATTTCATCTGGTATAAAATTTAATAAAAAATTTACAGATAACTGGCTTTCTGGTATTTCATCCTTGCCAAAAATAGGAATATATGCATTTGTTGATTTTAAAAGGGAGGAAATGCTTGAAGTATAAACAACTCCGTCCTCCATACCTTCCTTTGGATTTAATGCATTTTCAACTGCATAAATTTCTTTTAAGGAAGATATGCTTGTTATATTTGTTGAATTTATATATAGCATTAAAGAATCAATCGGCCATTCTTTTCTTATTTCTTCAAGCAACTTAACGCTTGGCTGGTCAGAAGGCATATATACTTCAATATCTGGAGTTATTGTTACTCTTAGCCCCTGTATTGAGATAATTATAGTGATTAATGTAAATAAAGCAACTGTAATTTTTGGTCTTTTAAATAGGTATTCAAACAGCATTCATACCATTATCCTATTTTTCTATTTAAAATCTTTTTTTAATTGCAATAAAGAGGGCAATAAGAATAAGAAAAATTTCAAATCCAGGTGTCTTTCCTTCGCTTTTTACCTCTATTATTTTTGTTGCTACCGTTTCTTCTCCATATTTATCTATAACTGTAAGCTTTACTGTATATTTTCCAGCTTTACTATATGCATGTGTTGGATTTGTTTTATTGCTTGTTGTCCCGTCTCCAAAATCCCAGTAGTAAGCAAGAATTCCGTCTTCATCGCTTGCCTCAGCCCTGAAAGAAATGCTTTCTTTAACATTTGAAGTGTTCTGGCAGATTATGCTTGCTGAGCCCGGCTTGTTTGTGCGAAGATTGTAATTGAAATTTGTGAGGTTGATAACTAAGTTACTTGATATTTTAATTCCCTCATCATCTATGGTATCTCTGTTTATCATTTTTTCAATCATTCCCTTATCAGAGTTCCAGAGCAATGTTGTATTCTCAAAATTCATTATTGGAACAGGATAGCCCATTACATCTATTGTTATTTCTCCTATAAATGGAATATAATCAGAGAGAATTGTGGCTGTATTTCTTCCAGTATCTGTGCATTTAAATTTTAGTTCAACAGGAATACTTTCTTCTGAGTTTGTAGTAATATATCTTGCTGTGCAATTTGCCCACCATTCCTCGCCTTCATTTATTGGAAAATTCAAGAAATTTAAAGGAGGCATATAAGTTACTTCTGTTTCATTTGTTGCCCTTATTGTCTGATTTTTTAATCCAAAGGCATTTAAAACAACATCTGGCACACCTGGGGCATCTATAACAATATCTATCTTTAAATCAGTTAGCAAATCACTTTCCGCAACCGCAATTTCTTTTGTTGTAAGATATGTCTGCCCGCTTGCGCTAACATTCATATTTATGTTTGCATATAACCTATAAACCTTATCTTCATACGGTAATTTCGCGTTTATCAGCCCTCCTCCATTTATGTAGCTATTTACATCAAGCAAATAGCAAACAACCGGCGTATTGTTCAAAATTTTCAAAACAGTATCATTTACATTCACTTTTACAATTATAACTATTGTTATTTCTCCCTCTACATCCATATTTATTGATTCATCGCTCAATTTTATTGAATAGCTCATATCTCCCTTATAATCCCACGAATCACCTATGCTCCAAGATGGCGCATCAATTGCAGTCGCAAGTGGC includes the following:
- a CDS encoding MMPL family transporter, which codes for MLFEYLFKRPKITVALFTLITIIISIQGLRVTITPDIEVYMPSDQPSVKLLEEIRKEWPIDSLMLYINSTNITSISSLKEIYAVENALNPKEGMEDGVVYTSSISSLLKSTNAYIPIFGKDEIPESQLSVNFLLNFIPDEIKRMLISEDNKNGVIIVTTQKGIDVNSLLEEKVYPIASSTTKTKFYPTGMLTLYTETINWIMERIYPISIFSLLFITIVLFSFHRDLKIVVIAILPVLYCIGLTFGTMGLMPIEFAPTVIAVIPLLAAYGISYSLHVINHYLELIETKSDEESIKKMISTTGKATFLSAITTIIGFASLLTSSMPPIANMGLAFFIGVAYCFIATIILVPCLLLLLKPRKAMKVEFGRLANLTKYRKHIFLIIILISVISIVSIPNVQTRNSVWEMMPQKMGSMQVMMEYSEKFDSGQSGVILIESKEEGLLEPNFLKKIYDMEKIINGGVVNVTVYSVVDVIKRLNNNKLPDTKEEVKNVVDRMPEQYKVMMLNKNYSKSLMYVEMPVMDVGETKRIVVTVNQIIMQINEEVKEYGKISNLAGLSAITVEINEMLMDQQFKFMFISLIAVYLTLLIIYRSFRYASFTALPIVFLIFWQPILLFSFNIPLNVSTVTVASIAIGSGIDFACHITERVRDEVKSKSGLQAIKAALAKKTPSLVEATIALVAGGMPILLMEYGMISQFIILVLSMLVFACIASIFTLASFYSLRDGKLIETWK
- a CDS encoding PKD domain-containing protein — its product is MKWIALAIVLAMPLATAIDAPSWSIGDSWDYKGDMSYSIKLSDESINMDVEGEITIVIIVKVNVNDTVLKILNNTPVVCYLLDVNSYINGGGLINAKLPYEDKVYRLYANINMNVSASGQTYLTTKEIAVAESDLLTDLKIDIVIDAPGVPDVVLNAFGLKNQTIRATNETEVTYMPPLNFLNFPINEGEEWWANCTARYITTNSEESIPVELKFKCTDTGRNTATILSDYIPFIGEITIDVMGYPVPIMNFENTTLLWNSDKGMIEKMINRDTIDDEGIKISSNLVINLTNFNYNLRTNKPGSASIICQNTSNVKESISFRAEASDEDGILAYYWDFGDGTTSNKTNPTHAYSKAGKYTVKLTVIDKYGEETVATKIIEVKSEGKTPGFEIFLILIALFIAIKKRF